The Candidatus Dechloromonas phosphoritropha genome includes a region encoding these proteins:
- a CDS encoding mitochondrial fission ELM1 family protein — protein MTNPVVIWRVIDGKRGHERQTEGLVQALAQLIPLEVSEIPALPRGQAFWHWLTGRFASGDRRPPALIIGAGHGTHFTMLAARRARGGKTIVLMNPGLPKRCFDLCLIPEHDGVSEGRNVLLTKGAINGIRPSHELQANAGLMLLGGLSAHYRWDDRAVVEQARKLASARGDVNWRLTTSPRTPDGTLRMLREALPGNVDIVPFKAAPLDWLPGQLRQAGQVWVTPDSVSMLYEALTAGAAVGIFDLQRIGDGRVARGVEQLLGEGKVLSFARWQAGQPLPVPQQEFNEAARCARWIRQTWLPGQ, from the coding sequence TTGACAAATCCGGTTGTAATTTGGCGCGTTATCGATGGAAAGCGTGGCCACGAGCGACAAACCGAGGGACTTGTACAGGCACTGGCACAATTGATCCCGCTGGAGGTAAGTGAGATTCCCGCTTTGCCCCGCGGACAAGCTTTCTGGCATTGGTTGACCGGGCGTTTTGCCAGCGGCGACCGGCGCCCTCCGGCACTCATCATCGGTGCCGGGCATGGAACGCACTTCACCATGCTGGCCGCGCGACGTGCCCGCGGCGGAAAGACGATTGTGCTGATGAATCCCGGTTTGCCGAAGCGCTGTTTCGATCTCTGCCTGATTCCCGAGCATGATGGCGTCAGCGAAGGGCGCAATGTGCTGCTCACCAAGGGAGCAATCAATGGAATCCGGCCCTCCCATGAACTGCAGGCGAATGCAGGGCTGATGCTGCTGGGTGGACTATCGGCCCATTACCGATGGGATGACCGCGCTGTGGTCGAACAGGCGCGGAAGCTGGCGTCGGCGCGCGGCGACGTGAACTGGCGGCTTACCACTTCCCCACGTACCCCTGACGGCACGTTGCGCATGTTGCGCGAGGCGTTGCCAGGCAATGTCGACATCGTTCCATTCAAGGCGGCTCCACTCGACTGGCTACCAGGGCAGTTGCGCCAGGCCGGGCAGGTCTGGGTGACGCCGGACAGTGTCTCAATGCTTTATGAGGCGCTGACTGCCGGCGCAGCGGTGGGCATCTTCGATCTGCAACGAATCGGCGATGGGCGCGTGGCACGTGGCGTCGAGCAGTTGCTTGGAGAGGGTAAAGTGCTTAGCTTTGCCCGGTGGCAGGCAGGCCAGCCGCTCCCTGTGCCGCAGCAGGAATTCAATGAGGCCGCACGGTGCGCGCGCTGGATCAGGCAGACATGGCTTCCCGGTCAATAG
- a CDS encoding threonylcarbamoyl-AMP synthase has product MSPDLAHAVDLLRAGQLVAFPTETVYGLGADATNAQAVARIFAAKGRPTDHPLIVHLGGHDAVDRWAEQVPAVAWELMEAFWPGPLTLILKKQAWVPSTVTGGQNTVGLRVPGHPVALELLRRFAAGGGPGGIAAPSANRFGHISPTTAEHVREELGDRVALILDGGPCTVGIESTIVDCSRGMPVILRPGHISAAHLEAVTGIQPRQGAAGAPRVPGALEAHYAPRTPMRMVAGDRLLDFLHTQRHKNSMCCAVITHSQQPLAAMPHLGRRIAADPVAYAHDLYAALREMDHAGADLIVVEVLPDRPDWEAVADRLRRAAAGSGSD; this is encoded by the coding sequence ATGAGCCCGGATTTGGCGCACGCAGTCGATCTGCTGCGCGCAGGCCAACTCGTTGCCTTCCCGACCGAGACGGTCTACGGCCTCGGGGCGGATGCCACCAACGCACAGGCGGTTGCCAGAATCTTCGCCGCCAAGGGCCGCCCCACCGATCATCCGCTGATCGTGCATCTCGGCGGGCATGACGCGGTCGACCGCTGGGCCGAGCAGGTTCCGGCGGTGGCGTGGGAACTGATGGAAGCGTTCTGGCCGGGCCCGCTGACGCTGATTCTGAAAAAGCAGGCCTGGGTGCCGTCGACCGTGACCGGGGGTCAGAATACCGTCGGCTTGCGCGTTCCCGGCCACCCGGTCGCGCTCGAACTGCTACGCCGCTTCGCCGCCGGCGGCGGGCCAGGCGGTATCGCCGCGCCGTCGGCCAATCGTTTTGGCCATATCAGCCCGACCACAGCCGAGCATGTCCGCGAGGAACTTGGCGACCGCGTGGCGCTTATTCTCGACGGCGGCCCATGCACGGTCGGCATCGAATCGACCATTGTCGACTGCTCGCGCGGCATGCCGGTCATCCTGCGCCCAGGCCACATTTCGGCGGCCCATCTGGAGGCCGTCACCGGAATTCAGCCGCGCCAGGGCGCCGCCGGCGCACCACGTGTTCCTGGTGCGCTGGAGGCGCACTACGCGCCGCGGACGCCCATGCGCATGGTTGCTGGCGACCGCCTGCTCGACTTTCTCCATACACAGCGGCACAAGAATAGCATGTGCTGTGCGGTTATTACCCACAGCCAGCAACCACTGGCCGCCATGCCGCATCTTGGGCGCCGGATTGCCGCCGATCCAGTCGCCTACGCACACGATCTGTACGCAGCGCTGCGCGAGATGGATCACGCCGGCGCCGACCTGATCGTCGTCGAAGTGCTGCCAGACCGGCCTGACTGGGAGGCCGTTGCCGACCGCCTGCGGCGCGCGGCCGCCGGGTCCGGCAGCGACTGA
- the purE gene encoding 5-(carboxyamino)imidazole ribonucleotide mutase — translation MSNTALVGIIMGSDSDWPVMRVAAETLRNFDIPYDARVLSAHRTPDAALDYAATASERGIKILIGAAGGAAHLAGVLAAKTQIPVLGVPMPSKHLQGLDSLLSMVQMPGGIPVATFAVGEAGALNAALFAVSILALEDPEVATRLANFRQRQTEKVLSKTLPDLP, via the coding sequence ATGAGCAATACAGCATTGGTGGGTATCATCATGGGTTCGGACAGCGACTGGCCGGTAATGCGGGTAGCCGCCGAGACCCTCAGAAACTTCGACATCCCCTACGATGCCAGGGTATTGTCGGCCCATCGCACACCCGACGCCGCCCTCGATTACGCGGCAACCGCCAGCGAGCGCGGCATCAAGATCCTGATCGGCGCGGCCGGTGGTGCCGCCCATCTGGCCGGCGTGCTGGCGGCCAAGACGCAGATTCCCGTGCTCGGCGTGCCCATGCCTTCGAAGCACCTGCAGGGCCTCGATTCGCTGCTGTCCATGGTGCAGATGCCCGGCGGTATTCCTGTCGCCACCTTCGCGGTCGGCGAGGCGGGAGCGCTCAATGCGGCCCTGTTTGCCGTCTCCATCCTGGCGCTGGAAGACCCCGAGGTTGCCACCCGGCTGGCAAATTTCCGCCAGCGCCAGACCGAGAAGGTGCTGTCGAAGACGCTTCCCGATCTGCCTTGA
- the folD gene encoding bifunctional methylenetetrahydrofolate dehydrogenase/methenyltetrahydrofolate cyclohydrolase FolD encodes MTAQVIDGKALAEELRQGFKARVEALAAKGQRPGLVVILVGADPASEVYVRNKVNGCLAIGMHSEKITYDAAVDPEIVLKKIAELNVDPAIHGILVQLPLPKHFDEAAVLEAIAVEKDVDGFHAENVGALAQGNPRFIPCTPYGVMKMFEKGNIDLNGKEAVVIGRSNIVGKPMALLLINAGATVTVCNSRTRDLAGHTRRADILVAAVGKPRFVTADMIKPGAVVIDVGINRLPDGKLCGDVDFAGCKEVAGQITPVPGGVGPMTITMLLANTIEAAERKAAEN; translated from the coding sequence ATGACGGCACAAGTAATCGACGGCAAGGCCCTGGCTGAAGAATTGCGCCAGGGCTTCAAGGCGCGCGTGGAAGCGCTGGCCGCCAAGGGGCAGCGACCCGGCCTGGTGGTCATCCTGGTCGGCGCCGATCCGGCATCTGAAGTCTATGTCCGCAACAAGGTCAATGGCTGCCTGGCGATCGGCATGCATTCCGAGAAGATTACCTACGATGCTGCGGTCGACCCGGAAATCGTGCTGAAAAAGATCGCCGAGCTGAATGTCGATCCGGCCATCCACGGCATCCTCGTACAACTGCCTTTGCCGAAGCATTTCGACGAGGCAGCCGTCCTCGAAGCGATTGCCGTAGAGAAGGATGTCGATGGCTTCCACGCCGAGAACGTCGGCGCACTGGCCCAGGGCAATCCGCGCTTCATTCCGTGCACGCCGTATGGCGTCATGAAGATGTTCGAGAAGGGCAATATCGACCTCAACGGCAAGGAAGCCGTCGTCATCGGCCGCTCCAACATCGTCGGCAAGCCGATGGCGCTGCTGCTGATCAACGCCGGCGCCACCGTCACCGTCTGCAACTCGCGCACCAGGGATCTGGCCGGCCACACCCGCCGTGCCGACATTCTGGTCGCCGCCGTTGGCAAGCCGCGCTTCGTCACCGCCGACATGATCAAGCCGGGCGCCGTCGTCATCGACGTCGGCATCAACCGCTTGCCGGACGGCAAGCTGTGCGGCGACGTCGATTTCGCCGGCTGCAAGGAAGTTGCCGGCCAGATCACGCCAGTGCCGGGCGGCGTCGGCCCGATGACCATCACCATGCTGCTCGCCAACACCATCGAAGCCGCGGAGAGAAAGGCCGCCGAGAACTGA
- a CDS encoding indolepyruvate oxidoreductase subunit beta, which produces MSENTNILVVGIGGQGVMTATEILAEAAIAMGHDAKKTEVAGMAQRGGVVSSHLRFGERVLSPQITPGTADVLLGFESAETMRWQHMLRPDGITLMNTARLVPPVVELGLFDYPDDPLAEIKKSGRKIVAFDATSIAQELGDIRLGNTVMLGAIADHLPFPAETLLDCVLKRFQRKGEKLVELNRKAFAAGRAAVGAAEAAFA; this is translated from the coding sequence ATGAGCGAAAACACCAATATTCTCGTCGTCGGCATTGGCGGCCAGGGTGTCATGACGGCCACTGAAATTCTCGCCGAAGCCGCTATCGCGATGGGCCACGACGCCAAGAAAACCGAAGTTGCCGGCATGGCGCAGCGCGGTGGGGTCGTCTCCTCGCACCTGCGTTTTGGCGAACGCGTGCTGTCGCCGCAGATCACGCCGGGTACCGCCGACGTGCTGCTCGGTTTCGAGTCGGCCGAGACGATGCGCTGGCAACACATGCTGCGCCCGGACGGCATTACCCTGATGAATACCGCGCGTCTGGTGCCGCCGGTCGTCGAGCTTGGCCTCTTCGACTACCCCGACGATCCTCTGGCCGAGATCAAGAAGAGCGGGCGCAAAATCGTCGCTTTCGATGCGACGTCGATCGCCCAGGAACTTGGCGATATTCGCCTCGGCAACACCGTCATGCTCGGCGCCATTGCCGACCACCTGCCGTTTCCGGCCGAAACGCTGCTCGACTGCGTGCTCAAGCGCTTCCAGCGCAAGGGCGAAAAGCTTGTCGAACTGAACCGGAAGGCGTTCGCGGCCGGTCGCGCGGCGGTCGGCGCTGCGGAAGCCGCATTCGCGTAA
- a CDS encoding 4Fe-4S dicluster domain-containing protein yields the protein MAAVMPVPAASRVLMSGNEAVARAVWEAGVKVAAAYPGTPSTEMMEEISTYPDLYAEWSVNEKVSLEVAIGAAYAGSRAFSCMKHVGMNVASDALMTLTLTGVIGGLVIAIADDVGLSSSQNEQDSRYWGRFAHVPVLEPADSQEAYAMTLYAYELSERFQVPVILRMTTRINHVKGLVTVGERSEKASAGFKKDPARWVMTPTGAGKRIPLMFARAEALRDAAEASELNFIEPGSDRRVGFIASGPAYMHVKESFPDAPVLKLGFSCPVPVAKCRQLAALVDQVVVVEEVEPLVENELKAQGLKVIGKEILPLQGELSPNVLRPAIARLLGEEVPESGQFGLSTAPMKVFPRPPTMCVACPHLGVYYTLSQVRNLTISGDIGCYTLGAGHPWNALDTCISMGASMGIALGLDKGRGEADKDKRILAVIGDSTFLHMGMQGLLDIVYNKGNVTVLLLDNRAVGMTGGQDNPGNGRDIYGEEASRVDFAKLVAALGVKEERIHTVNPYELPVLFKTIRDEVKVPEVSVIITDQPCVLIKDYHKLKPFEVIDDKCTGCGNCIDVGCPAIHVTRRGKEIKPNGREVDLAFVRIETSVCTGCTLCVQPCAPGAIVHHVPVSPITLVKGCGV from the coding sequence ATGGCTGCAGTCATGCCCGTACCGGCCGCCAGCCGGGTTCTGATGTCTGGTAACGAAGCAGTCGCCCGTGCCGTCTGGGAAGCAGGTGTCAAGGTTGCCGCCGCCTATCCGGGCACGCCATCGACCGAGATGATGGAAGAGATTTCGACCTATCCGGATCTCTATGCAGAGTGGTCAGTCAATGAAAAAGTCTCGCTGGAAGTCGCCATCGGCGCCGCTTACGCCGGCTCGCGCGCCTTCAGCTGCATGAAGCATGTCGGCATGAATGTCGCTTCCGATGCGCTGATGACGCTGACCCTGACCGGCGTGATCGGCGGTCTGGTCATTGCGATTGCCGACGACGTCGGGCTGTCCTCGTCGCAGAACGAGCAGGATTCGCGCTACTGGGGTCGCTTCGCGCATGTCCCGGTACTCGAGCCGGCCGATTCGCAGGAAGCCTACGCGATGACGCTGTACGCTTACGAATTGTCCGAGCGTTTCCAGGTGCCGGTCATCCTGCGCATGACGACACGCATCAACCATGTCAAGGGTCTGGTTACCGTTGGCGAGCGCAGCGAGAAGGCTTCGGCGGGTTTCAAGAAGGACCCGGCACGCTGGGTCATGACGCCAACCGGCGCCGGCAAGCGGATTCCGCTGATGTTCGCGCGCGCCGAAGCCTTGCGCGATGCGGCCGAAGCCTCCGAGCTGAACTTCATCGAGCCGGGCAGCGACCGTCGTGTCGGCTTCATCGCCTCCGGTCCGGCCTACATGCACGTCAAGGAATCCTTCCCGGACGCACCAGTACTCAAACTCGGCTTCTCGTGCCCCGTACCGGTCGCGAAGTGCCGGCAACTGGCGGCGCTGGTCGATCAGGTCGTCGTCGTCGAGGAAGTCGAACCGCTGGTCGAGAACGAACTCAAAGCTCAGGGGCTGAAAGTCATCGGCAAGGAAATCCTGCCGCTGCAGGGCGAACTGTCCCCCAACGTGCTGCGCCCGGCAATCGCCCGCCTGCTCGGCGAGGAGGTGCCGGAAAGTGGCCAATTCGGGCTGTCGACCGCACCAATGAAGGTTTTTCCGCGGCCGCCGACGATGTGTGTCGCCTGCCCGCACCTCGGCGTCTATTACACGCTGTCGCAGGTGCGCAACCTGACCATTTCCGGCGATATCGGCTGTTACACGCTGGGCGCCGGCCATCCGTGGAACGCGCTCGACACCTGCATCTCGATGGGCGCCTCGATGGGCATCGCGCTCGGCCTCGACAAGGGCCGCGGCGAAGCCGACAAGGACAAGCGCATCCTTGCCGTGATCGGTGACTCGACCTTCCTGCACATGGGCATGCAGGGCCTGCTCGACATCGTCTACAACAAAGGCAATGTCACGGTGCTGCTGCTCGACAACCGCGCCGTCGGCATGACCGGCGGCCAGGACAATCCGGGCAACGGCCGCGACATCTACGGCGAAGAGGCGTCACGCGTTGATTTCGCCAAACTGGTGGCGGCGCTGGGCGTCAAGGAAGAGCGCATTCATACCGTCAACCCGTATGAACTGCCGGTTTTGTTCAAGACCATCCGTGACGAAGTGAAAGTACCCGAAGTCTCGGTCATCATCACCGACCAGCCGTGCGTGCTGATCAAGGATTATCACAAGCTGAAACCCTTCGAGGTTATCGACGACAAGTGCACCGGTTGCGGCAACTGCATCGACGTCGGCTGTCCGGCCATCCACGTGACGCGGCGCGGCAAGGAAATCAAGCCGAACGGCCGCGAAGTCGATCTCGCCTTCGTGCGCATCGAAACCTCGGTGTGTACTGGCTGCACCCTGTGCGTGCAGCCCTGTGCACCGGGAGCCATCGTCCATCACGTACCGGTTTCGCCGATCACGCTGGTCAAGGGTTGCGGAGTCTGA
- the arsJ gene encoding organoarsenical effux MFS transporter ArsJ produces the protein MSDSSAAANSSTRAGLRNYVLVTAAYWSDTVTDGATRMLVLFYFYNLGYTPLAVASLFIFYEVFGIITNLFGGYIGARFGLKTTLFIGLGTQIVALSMLAFAPQGWLVVAWVMASQALSGIAKDMTKMSSKSAVKLIVPENASATLYRWVSLLTGSKNALKGVGFFIGGLLLTVLDFQTALKLLVALVGGTMILAALLMRGGLGQANKKAKFGQMFSRNGVVNKLAAARIFLFGARDVWFVVGLPVFLSSVLGWTFWQSGGFLAVWVIGYGIVQAATPGLLRSRVEGRHEPDGRTATILAFVLAALPAGIALSLSASIAPSIVVVAGLIAFGVVFALNSAVHSFLILAYTDSDKVAMNVGFYYMANAAGRLAGTVLSGALYQWGVQSGPNNGLIACLWASTAFVLVAGLLSLLLPRNPGRRTKPIRLDDMGE, from the coding sequence ATGAGTGACTCATCCGCAGCTGCGAACAGTTCCACGCGGGCCGGCCTGCGCAACTACGTGCTGGTTACCGCAGCCTACTGGTCCGATACCGTCACCGACGGCGCCACCCGCATGCTGGTGCTGTTCTACTTCTACAACCTCGGCTACACGCCGCTTGCGGTGGCTTCGCTGTTCATCTTTTACGAAGTATTCGGGATCATCACCAATCTGTTCGGCGGCTACATCGGCGCCCGCTTCGGGCTCAAGACCACGCTGTTCATCGGCCTCGGCACCCAGATTGTGGCGCTGTCGATGCTCGCTTTCGCACCGCAGGGCTGGCTGGTCGTCGCCTGGGTCATGGCCTCGCAGGCCTTGAGCGGCATCGCCAAGGACATGACGAAGATGAGTTCGAAGAGCGCGGTCAAGCTGATCGTTCCCGAAAATGCCTCGGCGACGCTCTACCGCTGGGTCTCGCTACTCACAGGGTCGAAGAATGCCCTCAAGGGCGTCGGCTTTTTCATCGGCGGCCTGCTGCTGACCGTGCTCGACTTCCAGACCGCGCTCAAACTGCTTGTCGCGCTGGTCGGCGGCACCATGATCCTCGCCGCGCTCCTGATGCGCGGCGGCCTCGGGCAGGCCAACAAGAAGGCCAAGTTCGGCCAGATGTTTTCCCGCAACGGCGTAGTCAACAAGCTCGCCGCGGCGCGCATCTTCCTTTTCGGCGCCCGTGACGTCTGGTTCGTCGTCGGTCTGCCGGTCTTCCTGTCAAGCGTTCTCGGATGGACCTTCTGGCAGTCCGGGGGCTTTCTGGCGGTATGGGTCATTGGCTACGGCATCGTCCAGGCGGCGACGCCGGGCCTGCTGCGCAGCCGCGTCGAGGGACGACACGAACCCGACGGGCGGACGGCGACGATCCTCGCCTTCGTCCTCGCCGCCTTGCCGGCCGGCATCGCCCTCAGCCTGAGCGCCAGCATTGCGCCGAGCATCGTCGTGGTCGCCGGCCTGATCGCCTTCGGCGTTGTCTTTGCGCTGAATTCGGCGGTGCATTCCTTCCTGATCCTGGCTTATACCGACAGCGACAAGGTGGCAATGAACGTCGGCTTCTACTACATGGCGAATGCCGCCGGCCGCCTTGCCGGCACCGTTCTCTCGGGAGCGCTGTATCAGTGGGGCGTGCAAAGCGGGCCGAACAATGGCCTGATCGCCTGCCTCTGGGCATCCACGGCCTTTGTTCTGGTCGCCGGCCTGCTGTCGCTGCTCTTGCCGCGCAACCCTGGTCGGCGCACCAAGCCGATCCGGCTCGACGATATGGGCGAGTAA
- a CDS encoding ArsJ-associated glyceraldehyde-3-phosphate dehydrogenase — MTVRVGINGFGRMGRLALRAGWDCPDIEFVHINEPAGPVESAAHLLEFDSVHGRWRHEIGTSGGRLLVDGKAIGYSSSRDIAEATWRAARVDIVLEASGKWKTVEELSPYLAAGVKKVIVAAPVKGGDTLNIVMGVNDHLYDPARHDIVTAASCTTNCLAPVVKVVHEAIGIAHGQITTVHSSTNTQSVHDQMHKDLRRARASGLSLVPTTTGSATAIALIFPELKGKLDGHAVRVPLLNASITDCVFEMQRPTTVDEVNGLLKAAAAGPLKGILGYEERPLVSIDYCGDPRSAIVDAAHTLVTNGTMVKIYAWYDNEWGYVNRYVELARKVAASLQGALP; from the coding sequence ATGACTGTCAGGGTCGGCATCAACGGTTTCGGTCGCATGGGCAGGCTGGCGCTGCGCGCCGGATGGGACTGCCCGGATATCGAGTTCGTGCATATCAACGAACCGGCCGGGCCGGTGGAGTCCGCCGCCCATCTGCTCGAATTCGACTCGGTGCATGGCCGCTGGCGGCACGAAATCGGGACGAGTGGCGGGCGCCTGCTGGTCGACGGGAAGGCGATCGGCTACAGCTCCTCCCGGGATATAGCGGAAGCGACGTGGCGTGCTGCCAGGGTGGACATCGTTCTCGAAGCCAGCGGCAAGTGGAAGACAGTCGAGGAACTGTCGCCCTATCTGGCGGCGGGAGTGAAGAAGGTGATCGTCGCCGCACCGGTCAAGGGTGGCGATACGCTGAACATCGTCATGGGGGTCAACGACCACCTTTACGACCCGGCCCGGCATGACATCGTGACTGCGGCATCGTGCACGACCAACTGCCTGGCGCCGGTAGTCAAGGTTGTCCATGAGGCAATCGGCATCGCACACGGCCAGATCACGACCGTCCACAGTTCGACCAACACCCAGAGCGTGCACGACCAGATGCACAAGGATCTGCGCCGCGCGCGTGCTTCAGGCCTGTCACTGGTGCCGACGACGACCGGTTCGGCGACCGCAATCGCGCTGATTTTCCCGGAACTGAAAGGCAAGCTCGATGGCCACGCGGTGCGTGTACCCCTGCTCAACGCGTCGATTACCGATTGCGTATTCGAGATGCAGCGTCCGACGACGGTCGACGAGGTCAATGGCCTGCTCAAGGCTGCTGCCGCAGGGCCGCTCAAGGGAATTCTCGGTTACGAGGAGCGGCCGCTGGTGTCGATCGACTACTGCGGCGATCCGCGCTCGGCTATCGTAGATGCGGCGCACACCCTGGTGACCAACGGCACGATGGTCAAGATCTACGCTTGGTACGACAACGAGTGGGGCTACGTGAACCGTTACGTCGAACTCGCGCGCAAGGTCGCCGCGTCACTCCAGGGCGCACTTCCCTGA
- a CDS encoding helix-turn-helix transcriptional regulator, with protein MNNTDAVTALAALAQDSRLAIVRLLIQNAPAGLTVGLIGEQLELPAPTLSFHLKTLSHAGLVTTKQEGRFVRCQAEMSRINVLIGFLTDNCCDGRPEICNPPGKY; from the coding sequence ATGAACAACACCGATGCCGTCACTGCGCTGGCCGCGCTGGCCCAGGACAGCCGCCTCGCCATTGTCCGGCTGCTCATTCAGAATGCGCCTGCAGGTCTGACCGTAGGTTTGATCGGCGAGCAACTCGAGTTGCCGGCACCGACGCTGTCCTTCCACCTGAAGACATTGAGCCACGCCGGCCTCGTCACGACCAAGCAGGAAGGTCGCTTCGTTCGTTGTCAGGCCGAGATGAGCAGGATCAACGTGCTGATCGGTTTCCTGACCGACAACTGCTGCGATGGGCGTCCTGAAATCTGTAACCCGCCTGGCAAGTACTGA
- a CDS encoding saccharopine dehydrogenase NADP-binding domain-containing protein, with protein sequence MTAATPHHDLIVFGATSFVGKILTRRLFEQFGAHGDLNWAAAGRSVARLEELRASLGPNAAKLPLLVADAADEAALRTMCLGTKAVVSTVGPYALYGETLVKVCAETGTDYCDLTGEAQWIRRMLSRYEDEARKSGARIVHSCGFDSIPSDLGVHFLQQEAIRRFGQPCCRVKMRVKAMRGGFSGGTVASIMNVLKEAAADPQLRKELANPYSLCPEGYAPQVRQPDVRFAEYDDDFKAWLAPFVMSAINTRIVQRTNALTKQAYGAGFRYDEAMLAGPGLKGRMTALGITAGLAGFMVAGAIGPARWALERFVLPAPGSGPSPEARQRGFYDLRFLGHTDDGRSIMVKVTGDRDAGYGSTSKMLAQAAAFLARDLPKAEKPGGFWTPATLFGDRLIERLKKYSGIAFTVVDSGS encoded by the coding sequence ATGACCGCCGCTACCCCTCACCATGACCTGATCGTTTTCGGCGCGACGAGCTTTGTCGGGAAGATCCTGACCCGCCGCCTCTTCGAGCAGTTCGGCGCGCATGGTGATCTCAATTGGGCGGCGGCCGGCCGCTCGGTCGCCAGGCTCGAGGAACTGCGCGCTTCGCTCGGTCCGAACGCGGCGAAATTACCGTTGCTCGTCGCCGACGCTGCCGACGAAGCCGCGCTCCGCACGATGTGTCTCGGGACGAAAGCCGTCGTGTCGACCGTCGGTCCGTACGCGCTATACGGCGAAACACTGGTCAAGGTTTGCGCGGAAACCGGGACGGACTACTGCGACCTGACCGGCGAGGCGCAATGGATCCGCCGCATGCTGAGCCGATACGAAGACGAGGCACGCAAGTCAGGGGCGCGCATCGTCCACTCGTGCGGCTTCGATTCGATCCCGTCCGACCTCGGCGTGCATTTCCTGCAGCAAGAGGCGATCCGGCGCTTCGGCCAGCCTTGCTGCCGCGTCAAGATGCGGGTCAAGGCGATGCGTGGCGGATTCTCCGGAGGGACTGTCGCCAGCATCATGAACGTCCTCAAGGAAGCCGCCGCCGATCCGCAACTGCGCAAGGAACTCGCCAATCCCTACTCGCTCTGTCCGGAGGGCTACGCGCCGCAGGTCCGCCAGCCCGATGTCAGATTTGCCGAATACGACGATGATTTCAAGGCCTGGCTGGCGCCGTTTGTCATGAGTGCGATCAACACCCGTATCGTGCAGCGCACCAACGCCCTGACGAAGCAAGCCTACGGCGCCGGGTTCCGCTATGACGAGGCAATGTTGGCGGGCCCCGGGCTCAAGGGCCGGATGACGGCACTGGGGATAACCGCCGGACTAGCCGGCTTCATGGTTGCGGGCGCCATCGGCCCAGCGCGCTGGGCCCTCGAGCGCTTCGTGCTGCCGGCGCCGGGCTCGGGCCCGAGCCCGGAAGCACGGCAGCGAGGCTTCTACGATCTGCGCTTCCTTGGCCACACTGACGATGGCCGCAGCATCATGGTCAAGGTGACCGGCGACCGCGACGCCGGTTACGGGTCGACGTCGAAGATGCTCGCGCAAGCCGCAGCATTCCTCGCCCGCGACCTGCCCAAGGCAGAGAAACCCGGCGGCTTCTGGACGCCGGCGACCCTCTTTGGCGACCGCCTGATCGAGCGCCTGAAGAAATATTCTGGGATCGCCTTCACAGTGGTCGACAGCGGAAGCTAA
- a CDS encoding co-chaperone GroES, with protein MNIRPLHDRVIVKRVEAERTTASGIVIPDSAGEKPDQGEVLAVGPGKRDDSGKLNAPDVKVGDRVLFGKYAGQAVKVDGEEVLVMREEDIMGVVVA; from the coding sequence ATGAATATCCGTCCTTTGCACGACCGCGTCATTGTCAAGCGCGTCGAAGCCGAGCGCACCACCGCTTCCGGCATCGTTATTCCTGATTCTGCCGGCGAGAAGCCCGATCAGGGCGAAGTTCTGGCGGTCGGCCCGGGCAAGCGCGACGACAGCGGCAAGTTGAACGCCCCGGACGTCAAGGTGGGCGACCGGGTTCTGTTCGGCAAGTATGCCGGCCAGGCGGTCAAGGTCGATGGCGAGGAAGTTCTGGTCATGCGTGAAGAAGACATCATGGGCGTTGTGGTCGCTTAA